The Deltaproteobacteria bacterium genome contains a region encoding:
- a CDS encoding oxidoreductase, protein MDRSWESLRAAAETPRRRAPDRPAAPAQRGRAEGTGGEVTHDEIAALLPHASERQREVLEALQEHGSQRAAARALKISYQAVQHVVAAVKKKAARTDPQQHRYQDAPLPAGYHIHGVSEMTRNALGDPKWIKSSVDKDAQIEALLRALKEACEDVPAVQPVPAPAVSSDDLLCVYPMGDPHVGMYAWAEETGASYDLAIAEALLFGAVDHLVALAPAGTDALLLNLGDFFHSDHQGNTTRKSGHQLDVDSRWSKVLRCGIRIVYRQIDRALERHRRVQVRNEIGNHDDHTSILLSLALEQRYRDEPRVQIDTSPAKFFYREHGQCLIGSTHLDTVKPPQLPGIMAVDQREAWGRTRHRQWYTGHVHHQRVKDYPGCTVETFRTTAAADAWHAGQGYRSERDMRLDIWHRRHGLTQRHIVGVEQLVAP, encoded by the coding sequence GTGGATCGAAGCTGGGAAAGTTTGCGGGCAGCTGCAGAAACGCCCCGACGCCGAGCACCTGATCGACCTGCTGCGCCGGCGCAGCGAGGTCGAGCCGAAGGGACAGGTGGTGAAGTGACGCACGACGAAATCGCAGCACTGCTGCCACACGCGAGCGAGCGCCAGCGCGAAGTGCTCGAGGCGCTGCAGGAGCACGGCTCACAGAGGGCCGCTGCGCGGGCGCTGAAGATCAGCTACCAGGCTGTGCAGCACGTCGTCGCGGCGGTGAAGAAGAAGGCCGCGCGCACGGACCCGCAGCAGCACCGCTACCAGGATGCGCCGCTTCCGGCGGGATACCATATCCACGGCGTTTCGGAAATGACCCGCAACGCGCTTGGCGATCCGAAGTGGATCAAGTCGAGCGTCGACAAAGACGCGCAGATCGAGGCGCTGCTGCGTGCGCTGAAGGAAGCGTGCGAAGACGTGCCGGCGGTGCAGCCGGTGCCGGCGCCCGCGGTGTCGAGCGACGACCTGCTGTGCGTGTATCCGATGGGCGATCCCCACGTCGGCATGTACGCGTGGGCCGAAGAGACGGGCGCCTCTTACGACTTGGCGATCGCCGAAGCGCTGCTGTTCGGCGCGGTCGATCATCTCGTCGCGCTCGCGCCCGCGGGCACCGATGCCCTGCTGCTGAACCTCGGCGACTTCTTCCACAGCGATCACCAGGGCAACACAACGCGCAAGTCGGGGCATCAGCTCGACGTCGATTCGCGGTGGTCGAAGGTACTGCGCTGCGGGATCCGAATCGTGTATCGGCAGATCGACCGAGCGCTCGAGCGTCACCGCCGCGTGCAGGTCCGCAACGAGATCGGCAATCACGACGACCACACTTCGATCCTGCTGTCGCTCGCGCTCGAGCAGCGCTACCGCGACGAGCCTCGCGTGCAGATCGACACGTCGCCGGCGAAGTTCTTCTACCGCGAGCACGGGCAGTGTCTGATCGGCTCAACGCACCTCGACACGGTGAAGCCGCCGCAGCTGCCCGGCATCATGGCGGTGGACCAGCGCGAGGCCTGGGGCCGCACGCGGCACCGGCAGTGGTACACCGGCCACGTGCACCACCAGCGGGTGAAGGACTACCCCGGCTGCACGGTCGAGACCTTCCGCACGACCGCGGCCGCCGACGCGTGGCATGCGGGCCAGGGGTACCGCAGCGAGCGCGACATGCGGCTGGACATCTGGCATCGCAGGCACGGGCTCACGCAGCGGCACATCGTCGGCGTCGAGCAGCTGGTGGCGCCGTGA
- a CDS encoding N-acetylmuramoyl-L-alanine amidase, with product MIHYTAGRGDVRGVGRVFRSRPASATFAVDRAGDIGQYVAAEDAAWHAGDGLLPSAADFDAFEGRPVPLIAGVGDINRRSVGIELCNRGWAPGGSNPYVTARHRNPAARSTSWESYTKAQYQGLRSLIPPLLRRFPRLRYVTGHEDVTHRDTIGRPGGKQDPGPAFDWQQLAGFGLDRVWYDFDARAWCRGQL from the coding sequence GTGATTCACTACACCGCCGGCCGCGGCGACGTGCGCGGCGTGGGTCGGGTGTTCCGCTCGCGCCCCGCGTCGGCGACGTTCGCCGTGGATCGTGCCGGTGATATCGGGCAGTACGTGGCAGCCGAAGATGCCGCGTGGCATGCCGGCGACGGCCTCCTGCCTTCTGCCGCCGACTTCGACGCGTTCGAAGGCCGCCCCGTGCCGCTGATCGCGGGGGTCGGCGACATCAATCGGCGCTCGGTGGGGATCGAGCTGTGCAATCGTGGATGGGCGCCCGGCGGCAGCAATCCGTACGTCACTGCGCGGCATCGGAACCCTGCGGCGCGCTCGACCTCGTGGGAGTCGTACACCAAAGCACAATATCAAGGCCTGCGCTCGCTGATCCCCCCGCTGCTTCGTCGCTTCCCCCGACTGCGCTACGTGACCGGCCACGAGGACGTGACCCACCGGGACACGATCGGACGCCCCGGCGGCAAGCAGGACCCCGGTCCCGCGTTCGATTGGCAGCAGCTGGCCGGCTTCGGGCTCGATCGTGTGTGGTACGACTTCGACGCGCGGGCGTGGTGCAGGGGGCAGCTGTGA
- a CDS encoding site-specific DNA-methyltransferase: MADVEITLGDCVEVLRGLPDACIDAVVTDPPYGLSKEPDMLEVLRHWLAGDDYQHSGGGFMGKTWDRFVPGPSVWREVYRVLKPGGHVLSFSGTRTYDLMVTAIRIAGFEIRDQLAWMYGSGFPKSNDVGRDIDMTLCTLPGDHCDKTLSKKPGAHLCPAHPAGDPHRGKRTALKPAQEPIVLARKPLVGTVAANVLQHGTGGINVEACRIEMSEKDRSIVNSMGGFGRAGYESPPGTAWRVDGSLASVGAKAHDAGRWPANVLLDEDAAAMLDAQADASRFFYVAKASRSEREAGLEAAGLPIRSGGELTDREDGSAGLNSPRAGAGCKGGRRNHHPTVKPVALMRYLIRLITPPGGLVLDPFAGSGTTLVAAVLEGFDALGIEMTEDYLPIARARIAHAEGKKQ; encoded by the coding sequence GTGGCTGATGTAGAAATCACACTCGGCGATTGTGTCGAGGTACTGCGCGGGCTCCCCGATGCGTGCATCGACGCGGTCGTGACCGATCCGCCGTACGGTCTCAGCAAAGAACCGGACATGCTGGAGGTGCTGCGGCACTGGCTCGCGGGCGACGACTATCAGCACAGCGGGGGCGGGTTCATGGGCAAGACCTGGGACAGATTCGTCCCCGGCCCGTCTGTCTGGCGCGAGGTCTACCGAGTGCTGAAGCCCGGCGGTCACGTGCTGTCGTTCTCGGGCACGCGCACCTACGACCTGATGGTCACCGCGATTCGGATCGCCGGGTTCGAGATCCGTGACCAGTTGGCGTGGATGTACGGCAGCGGTTTTCCGAAGTCGAATGATGTCGGCCGCGACATCGACATGACGCTCTGCACGCTGCCGGGCGACCACTGCGACAAGACGCTGTCGAAGAAGCCCGGGGCGCACCTGTGCCCGGCGCACCCGGCCGGCGACCCGCATCGCGGAAAGCGTACCGCGCTCAAGCCAGCGCAGGAACCGATCGTGCTCGCGCGCAAACCCCTGGTCGGCACAGTCGCCGCGAACGTGCTGCAGCACGGGACCGGCGGGATCAATGTCGAGGCGTGCAGGATCGAGATGTCGGAAAAGGACCGCTCCATCGTCAACAGCATGGGGGGGTTCGGCAGGGCGGGGTACGAGTCTCCTCCCGGCACAGCGTGGCGCGTCGACGGGTCGCTCGCGTCGGTGGGGGCGAAGGCACACGACGCCGGCCGCTGGCCCGCGAACGTGCTCTTGGACGAGGACGCGGCGGCGATGCTCGATGCGCAGGCCGACGCTTCCCGTTTCTTCTACGTGGCCAAGGCGAGCCGCTCCGAGCGCGAGGCCGGGCTCGAGGCCGCGGGCCTGCCGATCCGCAGTGGCGGCGAGCTGACCGATCGCGAGGACGGCAGCGCCGGCCTGAACAGCCCGCGCGCGGGCGCCGGGTGCAAGGGCGGTCGACGCAATCACCACCCCACGGTGAAGCCGGTCGCGCTCATGCGCTACTTGATCCGACTGATCACGCCGCCCGGCGGCCTCGTGCTCGACCCGTTCGCGGGGTCGGGCACCACGCTGGTCGCAGCCGTGCTCGAGGGCTTCGACGCGCTGGGGATCGAAATGACCGAAGACTACCTGCCGATCGCGCGAGCACGAATCGCGCATGCCGAAGGAAAGAAACAATGA
- a CDS encoding RusA family crossover junction endodeoxyribonuclease, whose translation MITEAHVLRTALQQLVDAVHSSDASAQREALELARDALVGLMPVPAAPSLIVTTSQPVEDAAINGRFVGRYRTSKRYGSFKSNLAARVEAMRGATLRGPCFVTIAPAFARTCREEHNAGLPLGDVDSPVKCILDALKLGGAYVDDSQVAGLLVSKWPRPEHTIVEVAPCAL comes from the coding sequence GTGATCACCGAAGCACACGTGCTGCGCACCGCGCTGCAGCAGCTGGTCGACGCGGTGCATTCCAGCGACGCGAGCGCACAGCGCGAAGCGCTCGAGCTCGCCCGCGACGCGCTGGTCGGCCTGATGCCAGTCCCTGCGGCCCCGTCGCTGATCGTCACGACGTCGCAGCCTGTCGAGGACGCAGCGATCAACGGTCGCTTTGTCGGCCGTTACCGCACCTCGAAGCGTTACGGCAGCTTCAAATCGAACCTTGCTGCGCGCGTCGAGGCGATGCGAGGCGCGACGCTGCGCGGTCCGTGCTTCGTGACGATCGCTCCCGCGTTCGCGCGGACGTGCCGCGAAGAGCACAACGCCGGGCTGCCGCTCGGCGACGTGGACTCGCCGGTGAAATGCATCCTCGACGCGTTGAAGCTCGGCGGCGCGTACGTGGACGATTCGCAGGTCGCGGGCCTGCTGGTGTCGAAGTGGCCGAGGCCCGAACACACGATCGTCGAGGTGGCCCCGTGCGCGTTGTAG